The proteins below come from a single Geobacillus thermoleovorans genomic window:
- the pstC gene encoding phosphate ABC transporter permease subunit PstC — MHTKRRNRWLEEYIGRTFAVICGWLIVLITVTMIIFLAVKGIQSFTDSGLSLSDMLLSMQWDPNGTPPKYGALIFIVGSMLVSLGALLISAPIALALAIFMNFIAPKWFVSLLKPVLELLVGIPSVVYGWLGVTILVPLLREWFGGSGFSLLAGIIVLSMMILPTITSIAADALANVPMTYMEASYGLGSTRWQAISRVIVPAAKAGIATGVVLGLARAFGEALAVQMVIGNTIKLPSGLDSPTATLTSVLTMDMANTINGTPWNNALWTLALILLLISFFFIAVIRLVGPRKER; from the coding sequence ATGCATACGAAACGGCGGAATCGCTGGCTTGAAGAGTACATCGGCCGCACGTTTGCGGTCATCTGCGGCTGGCTGATCGTTCTGATTACGGTGACGATGATCATCTTTTTGGCGGTAAAGGGAATTCAGTCCTTTACGGACAGCGGTCTTTCGCTTTCCGACATGTTGCTTTCGATGCAATGGGATCCAAACGGCACGCCGCCGAAGTATGGGGCGCTCATTTTTATTGTTGGCTCGATGCTCGTCTCGCTTGGCGCTTTGTTGATCAGTGCGCCGATCGCGTTGGCGTTGGCGATTTTCATGAACTTTATCGCTCCCAAATGGTTCGTTTCGTTGCTCAAGCCGGTGCTGGAGCTGCTTGTCGGCATTCCGTCGGTGGTGTATGGCTGGCTTGGGGTGACGATTCTCGTTCCGCTCTTGCGCGAATGGTTCGGAGGCTCCGGCTTTAGTCTGTTGGCGGGGATCATCGTCCTTAGTATGATGATTTTGCCGACCATCACCAGCATTGCGGCCGACGCCTTGGCCAATGTCCCGATGACGTATATGGAAGCATCATACGGGCTTGGCTCTACGCGTTGGCAGGCGATTTCCCGCGTCATCGTTCCGGCGGCGAAAGCCGGGATTGCCACCGGCGTCGTTCTCGGCTTGGCGCGGGCGTTTGGCGAGGCGCTTGCTGTGCAGATGGTGATCGGCAATACGATTAAGCTGCCTTCAGGCCTTGACAGCCCGACGGCGACGTTAACAAGTGTATTGACGATGGATATGGCAAATACGATCAACGGAACACCATGGAACAACGCGTTATGGACATTGGCGCTCATTTTGCTCTTGATCTCGTTTTTCTTCATTGCCGTGATCCGTTTGGTCGGCCCGAGAAAGGAGCGATAA
- a CDS encoding phosphate ABC transporter substrate-binding protein PstS family protein, giving the protein MWSKRVKLGLAALLMTGVLAGCGQTEKNNAGGNEGTAKKEETYSGTIALAGSTALQPLAEEAANAFMEKYPDVSITVQGGGSGTGVNQVAAGAVQIGNSDVPAAEKLDDKSKASELVDHKVAGIAFAIVVNDDVKVDNLTTKQIQDIFSGKIKNWKEVGGPDEAIHVINRPASSGTRATFEKTIMKGVKIDDSIGTVQDSNGAVEQAISSTPGAVSYVAMSYLIGEKKNLKTVKIDGAEPTVENIRTEKYPFWSYEYMITKGEAKEEVRAFIDFVKSEEFAPTVKKMGYIPMTELE; this is encoded by the coding sequence ATGTGGAGCAAACGAGTCAAATTGGGATTGGCCGCCTTGTTGATGACCGGCGTTTTGGCCGGCTGCGGGCAGACTGAAAAGAACAACGCGGGCGGCAATGAAGGAACGGCAAAGAAAGAAGAAACCTACTCCGGCACCATTGCACTAGCGGGATCTACAGCGCTTCAGCCGCTGGCAGAGGAAGCGGCAAACGCGTTTATGGAAAAGTATCCGGACGTATCGATCACCGTTCAAGGCGGCGGCAGCGGTACGGGCGTCAACCAAGTGGCAGCCGGCGCCGTGCAAATCGGCAACTCGGATGTGCCGGCGGCGGAGAAGCTGGACGACAAATCGAAAGCGTCAGAGCTTGTTGACCATAAAGTGGCCGGCATCGCCTTTGCGATTGTGGTCAACGACGATGTGAAGGTCGATAATTTAACGACGAAGCAAATTCAAGATATTTTCAGCGGAAAGATTAAAAACTGGAAAGAAGTCGGCGGACCAGATGAAGCCATTCACGTGATCAACCGTCCGGCGTCATCGGGTACGCGGGCGACATTTGAGAAAACGATCATGAAAGGCGTAAAAATCGATGATTCCATCGGTACGGTGCAAGATTCGAACGGAGCGGTCGAACAGGCGATCAGCTCGACGCCGGGCGCTGTCAGCTATGTAGCCATGTCGTATTTAATTGGGGAAAAGAAAAACTTGAAAACGGTCAAAATTGACGGCGCGGAACCGACGGTGGAAAACATCCGCACGGAAAAGTACCCGTTTTGGTCGTATGAATACATGATTACCAAAGGGGAAGCGAAGGAAGAAGTGCGAGCGTTTATCGACTTTGTCAAGAGCGAAGAATTTGCGCCGACCGTTAAAAAGATGGGGTATATCCCGATGACGGAATTGGAGTAG
- a CDS encoding LysM peptidoglycan-binding domain-containing protein translates to MKKFIFLLLLFLSSYIVYRDLVIGTLHPSSETAAAVVQSKQAAIPYRTVTIRPGDTLLSIIEKELNGPLPVPLEQLIRDFERLNPGEHAQTLKIGKTYKVPIYR, encoded by the coding sequence ATGAAAAAATTCATTTTTCTCCTGCTTCTCTTTCTTTCCAGTTATATCGTTTACCGCGACCTTGTCATCGGAACGCTTCACCCTTCATCTGAAACAGCGGCAGCCGTTGTCCAGTCGAAACAGGCGGCCATCCCGTACCGGACGGTGACCATTCGCCCTGGCGATACGTTGTTGTCCATCATCGAGAAAGAACTCAACGGTCCATTGCCCGTTCCGCTCGAGCAGCTGATCCGTGATTTTGAACGGTTAAATCCAGGCGAACATGCGCAAACATTAAAAATCGGGAAAACTTATAAAGTGCCGATCTATCGCTAA
- the ispG gene encoding flavodoxin-dependent (E)-4-hydroxy-3-methylbut-2-enyl-diphosphate synthase has product MGEIIHRSKTRPVRVGPLTIGGSNEVIIQSMTTTKTHDVEATVAQIHRLEEAGCQIVRVACPDERAAEAIPEIKKRINIPLVADIHFDYKLALKAIEGGVDKIRINPGNIGRREKVEAVVKAAKERGVPIRIGVNAGSLEKRILEKYGYPTADGMVESALYHIRVLEELDFHDIIVSLKASDVRLAIEAYEKAARTFDYPLHVGITEAGTLFSGTIKSAVGLGAILSKGIGNTIRVSLSADPVEEVKVAREILKTFGLASNAATLISCPTCGRIEIDLIRIANEIEDYIAKIQAPIKVAVLGCAVNGPGEAREADIGIAGARGEGLLFRHGKIVRKVPEEQMVEELKKEIDKLAEEYFAKQKENKAALKGSAAQ; this is encoded by the coding sequence GTGGGTGAAATCATCCATCGTTCAAAGACTCGGCCGGTCCGCGTCGGTCCGCTGACAATCGGCGGCAGCAACGAAGTCATCATTCAAAGCATGACGACGACAAAAACGCACGATGTCGAAGCGACGGTGGCGCAAATCCACCGCCTCGAGGAAGCGGGGTGCCAAATCGTCCGCGTCGCCTGCCCGGACGAGCGGGCGGCTGAGGCCATACCGGAAATCAAAAAGCGAATCAACATCCCGCTTGTCGCCGACATCCACTTTGACTATAAATTGGCGCTGAAAGCGATCGAAGGCGGCGTCGATAAAATCCGCATCAATCCAGGCAACATCGGGCGCCGCGAAAAAGTCGAAGCGGTCGTGAAAGCGGCGAAAGAGCGCGGCGTACCGATTCGCATCGGCGTCAACGCCGGATCGCTGGAAAAACGCATTTTAGAAAAATATGGATATCCAACAGCCGACGGCATGGTTGAGAGCGCCTTATATCATATCCGCGTTTTAGAAGAACTTGATTTTCACGATATTATCGTTTCGTTAAAGGCGTCCGACGTACGCCTCGCCATTGAAGCGTACGAAAAAGCGGCGCGCACGTTCGACTACCCGCTCCATGTCGGCATCACCGAAGCGGGAACGCTTTTTTCCGGCACGATCAAAAGCGCGGTTGGACTCGGCGCCATTTTAAGCAAAGGCATCGGCAATACGATCCGCGTTTCGTTAAGCGCCGACCCGGTTGAAGAGGTAAAAGTGGCGCGCGAAATTTTAAAAACGTTCGGACTCGCTTCCAATGCGGCGACGCTCATTTCCTGCCCGACGTGCGGGCGGATTGAGATCGATTTGATTCGCATCGCCAACGAAATCGAAGACTATATCGCCAAAATTCAAGCGCCGATCAAAGTCGCTGTGCTCGGATGCGCCGTCAATGGACCAGGGGAAGCACGGGAAGCCGACATCGGCATTGCCGGCGCCCGTGGCGAAGGCTTGTTGTTCCGCCACGGCAAAATCGTCCGAAAAGTACCCGAAGAGCAAATGGTGGAAGAGCTGAAAAAAGAAATCGACAAGCTGGCGGAAGAATACTTTGCAAAGCAAAAGGAAAACAAAGCCGCTCTGAAAGGCAGCGCCGCCCAATGA
- a CDS encoding nucleotidase yields MKKRLGIDIDGTVTCPSTFIPYLNEAFGKELALNDITQYNLAPLYGVAEEEMDRWLEENEADIYERAPLARYALEVIDSWKDKYELYYISARGRHLYDLTERWFRRHGVHYHHIDLIGSHDKIAAVRQYKLSAFFEDKYDNACEIAETCGIPVILFDTPYNQGPLPENVIRVNNWLEAKREIEQRLRP; encoded by the coding sequence GTGAAAAAACGGCTTGGCATCGACATTGACGGCACGGTGACATGTCCGAGCACGTTCATTCCGTATTTAAACGAAGCATTCGGCAAAGAGCTCGCATTAAACGACATTACGCAATACAATTTGGCGCCGTTATACGGCGTGGCGGAGGAAGAAATGGACCGCTGGCTTGAGGAAAACGAAGCGGATATTTATGAAAGGGCTCCGCTTGCCCGCTATGCGCTTGAGGTGATTGACAGCTGGAAAGACAAATACGAGCTGTATTACATCAGCGCCCGTGGCCGCCATTTGTACGATCTCACCGAGCGCTGGTTCCGGCGGCACGGCGTCCATTACCACCATATTGATCTGATTGGGTCGCACGACAAAATCGCCGCCGTCCGCCAATATAAGCTGTCGGCCTTCTTTGAAGACAAGTACGATAATGCCTGCGAAATCGCCGAAACATGCGGCATTCCCGTCATTTTGTTTGACACTCCGTACAACCAAGGCCCGCTCCCCGAAAACGTCATCCGCGTCAATAACTGGCTTGAAGCAAAGCGAGAAATCGAACAGCGCCTCCGGCCATAA
- a CDS encoding Fur family transcriptional regulator, translated as MNIDEALQLMKEKGFKYTEKRRQMLELFAESDKYLTAKDVLEALRPVYPGLSVDTVYRNLSLFALLGILEMTELSGEKHFRFACGARRHHHHFICIQCGKTKKIDACPMDGLAAQLDGYEITDHKFEIYGTCPQCQQRG; from the coding sequence ATGAATATCGATGAAGCGTTGCAGTTGATGAAAGAGAAAGGATTTAAATATACGGAAAAACGGAGACAAATGCTTGAGTTGTTTGCCGAAAGCGACAAATACTTGACGGCCAAAGACGTGCTTGAAGCGCTCCGTCCCGTCTATCCGGGCTTGAGCGTTGATACCGTGTACCGCAATTTGTCGCTCTTTGCGCTGCTTGGCATTTTGGAAATGACCGAGCTTTCCGGGGAGAAACATTTCCGTTTTGCCTGCGGCGCCCGCCGCCACCACCATCATTTCATTTGCATCCAGTGCGGAAAAACGAAGAAGATTGACGCTTGTCCGATGGATGGGCTTGCGGCGCAGCTCGATGGGTATGAGATCACGGACCATAAGTTTGAAATTTACGGCACATGTCCGCAATGTCAACAGAGGGGCTGA
- a CDS encoding metal ABC transporter permease: MWEAIWQYEFLRNAFVAGVLTGFTAPLLGVFIVVRRLSLIADALSHVTLAGIAAGLLLSSSAPAAASWNPLYIGMGFSVVGSLFIEKLRAVYRHYEELAIPIVLSSGLGLSVIFISMANGFTTDLFSYLFGSVSAVSRADVWTAFAVAAAAAIVILTFYKELFLLSFDEEYARVSGVRTTLIHFLFIVLVALVIAASMRIVGVLLISSLMTLPVAASIRIAKSFKQMIGLSILFGELAVIAGLWAAYELDWAPGGTIVIAAVVILLFALGWKRGRQR, encoded by the coding sequence GTGTGGGAAGCCATTTGGCAATACGAATTTTTGCGCAATGCGTTTGTTGCCGGCGTTTTGACCGGTTTTACGGCGCCATTGCTCGGCGTTTTTATTGTCGTTCGGCGGCTGTCGCTCATCGCTGATGCATTGAGTCATGTGACGCTTGCGGGCATTGCCGCCGGGCTCTTGCTCAGTTCATCGGCGCCGGCGGCCGCGAGCTGGAACCCGCTTTACATCGGAATGGGGTTTTCCGTCGTCGGGTCGCTGTTTATCGAAAAGCTGCGCGCTGTGTATCGGCATTATGAAGAGCTTGCGATTCCAATCGTGTTGTCGTCCGGTCTTGGCTTGAGCGTCATTTTCATTTCGATGGCCAACGGGTTTACGACCGATTTGTTTTCGTATTTATTCGGCAGCGTCAGCGCCGTCAGCCGTGCTGACGTTTGGACAGCGTTTGCTGTCGCCGCAGCTGCCGCGATAGTGATTTTGACGTTTTACAAAGAGCTGTTTCTTCTTTCCTTTGACGAGGAATACGCCCGTGTCTCCGGCGTTCGCACCACATTGATCCATTTTTTGTTTATTGTGCTTGTTGCGCTCGTCATTGCTGCATCGATGCGCATCGTCGGCGTGCTCCTCATCTCGTCGCTCATGACGCTGCCGGTGGCGGCGAGCATCCGCATCGCCAAAAGTTTTAAACAGATGATCGGGCTTTCGATTTTGTTCGGGGAGCTGGCCGTCATCGCCGGGCTTTGGGCGGCGTATGAGCTAGACTGGGCGCCGGGTGGAACGATCGTCATCGCAGCGGTTGTCATTTTGCTTTTCGCACTCGGATGGAAAAGGGGGCGGCAGCGATGA
- a CDS encoding metal ABC transporter ATP-binding protein, which produces MENGLVVQIEDVSFRYENENVLEHVSLTVPKGAFLGLVGPNGSGKSTLLKCVLGLLKPNSGRIFLFGEPIESFREWHRIGFVSQKANSFNRSFPATVEEVAASGLAAKRGLFRPLTHEDRRAVEAALAAVGLSGLAKRNIAELSGGQQQRVFIARALASKPDLLILDEPTVGVDARHVHEFYELLGDLNRRGLTLILVTHDIGTITDRVTDIACLNKRLYFHGKAEEFEHLGNEAISQFYGHPLHVLSHEHERAE; this is translated from the coding sequence ATGGAAAATGGGCTTGTTGTGCAAATTGAGGATGTGTCGTTCCGCTATGAAAACGAGAACGTGCTTGAGCATGTTAGTTTAACGGTGCCGAAAGGGGCATTTTTAGGATTGGTCGGCCCGAACGGCTCGGGAAAATCGACGCTGCTCAAATGTGTGCTCGGCTTGTTAAAACCGAACAGCGGCCGCATTTTTTTGTTCGGCGAGCCGATTGAATCGTTTCGCGAATGGCATCGAATCGGTTTCGTGTCGCAAAAAGCGAACAGCTTCAACCGCAGCTTTCCGGCGACGGTTGAGGAAGTGGCGGCGAGTGGGTTGGCGGCCAAACGCGGCTTATTTCGGCCGCTGACACACGAAGACCGCCGTGCGGTCGAAGCGGCGCTCGCGGCCGTTGGGTTGAGCGGCCTGGCAAAGCGCAATATCGCGGAGCTGTCCGGCGGCCAGCAACAACGGGTATTTATCGCCCGCGCACTGGCGAGCAAGCCGGATTTGCTCATTTTAGACGAGCCGACGGTCGGCGTGGATGCGCGCCATGTGCATGAATTTTACGAACTGCTCGGCGACTTGAACCGCCGCGGCTTAACGCTTATCTTAGTGACGCATGACATCGGGACGATCACGGACCGGGTGACCGATATCGCCTGTTTGAACAAGCGCCTCTATTTCCATGGAAAGGCGGAAGAGTTCGAACATCTTGGCAACGAGGCGATTTCGCAGTTTTATGGCCATCCGCTCCACGTTCTCTCTCACGAGCATGAACGAGCGGAATGA
- a CDS encoding YitT family protein, translating into MASKQHKKEPLGHVLYRVLMIAIGASLAAFAIERLLVPNKMIDGGIIGISLILDYLTPDEWRLFNFATLVILLNAPFMYFGYKQIGKTFMLSTILGVVILGVTERLFHHLSPLTTEPILATVFGGLSLGLGVGLVIRHGGSLDGTEILGILMTKRIPFSVGEFVMFVNVFIFGWAAFVFGLEPAMYSVMTYYIASKTIDAVIEGLDETRAAFIVTDHYEEISDAILHRLGRGTTKLLGKGGYTDEQKEIIYAVVTRLEVTKLKSIVNEIDPDAFITIMPTHEVRGARFKSAIH; encoded by the coding sequence TTGGCGTCAAAACAGCATAAAAAAGAACCGCTAGGCCATGTGTTGTATCGGGTGTTGATGATCGCCATCGGCGCCTCTTTGGCGGCGTTTGCCATCGAGCGGCTGCTCGTTCCGAACAAAATGATCGACGGCGGCATCATTGGCATATCGCTGATTCTGGACTACTTGACTCCGGACGAATGGCGGCTGTTCAATTTCGCCACGCTCGTCATCCTCTTAAACGCCCCGTTCATGTATTTCGGCTACAAGCAAATCGGAAAAACGTTCATGCTGTCAACGATTTTAGGCGTCGTGATCCTCGGCGTCACCGAACGGCTGTTTCACCATCTTTCCCCGCTGACGACCGAGCCGATTTTAGCCACCGTTTTTGGCGGGTTGTCGCTCGGTCTTGGCGTCGGATTGGTCATCCGTCATGGCGGATCGCTCGATGGGACGGAAATTTTGGGGATTTTGATGACGAAAAGAATCCCGTTTTCGGTCGGCGAGTTTGTCATGTTTGTCAACGTTTTTATTTTTGGCTGGGCGGCGTTTGTGTTTGGCCTCGAGCCAGCCATGTATTCGGTGATGACGTACTACATCGCCTCAAAAACGATCGATGCGGTCATTGAAGGGCTTGACGAGACGCGGGCGGCCTTTATTGTGACCGATCATTATGAGGAAATTTCCGACGCCATTTTGCACCGGCTCGGCCGCGGGACGACGAAATTGCTCGGCAAAGGCGGATATACGGACGAGCAAAAGGAAATCATTTATGCAGTCGTCACGCGCTTGGAAGTGACAAAACTAAAATCGATCGTCAATGAAATCGACCCGGATGCGTTCATCACCATTATGCCGACGCATGAAGTGCGCGGCGCCCGCTTTAAATCAGCGATTCATTGA
- a CDS encoding DUF2624 domain-containing protein — protein MNIYQQLVKQKLKTITPEELVAYSREYGLPITTSQAKQILHLARTNDINVFDPEERKKWVRELAKITSPDIARKANELFLKFVQKK, from the coding sequence ATGAACATTTACCAACAGCTTGTCAAGCAAAAATTAAAAACGATCACCCCGGAAGAACTCGTTGCGTACAGCCGAGAGTACGGCTTGCCCATCACGACAAGCCAAGCGAAACAAATTCTTCATCTCGCCCGGACGAACGACATTAACGTCTTTGACCCCGAGGAGCGGAAAAAATGGGTGCGAGAGTTAGCGAAAATCACCTCGCCGGACATCGCTCGAAAAGCGAACGAGCTATTTTTGAAATTCGTGCAAAAAAAATAA
- a CDS encoding deoxyribonuclease IV → MLKIGSHVSMSGKKMLLAASEEAASYGANTFMIYTGAPQNTKRKSIEELNIEAGRQHMQAHGIEEIVVHAPYIINIGNTTNLDTFSLGVDFLRAEIERTEAIGAKQLVLHPGAHVGAGVEAGLRQIIRGLNEVLTREQNVQIALETMAGKGSECGRTFEELAYIIDGVTYNDKLSVCFDTCHTHDAGYDIVNDFDGVLEEFDRIIGLGRLKVLHINDSKNPRGSRKDRHENIGFGHIGFAALNYIVHHPQLEDIPKILETPYVGEDKHNKKPPYKHEIAMLRAQSFDDQLLEKINAGAE, encoded by the coding sequence ATGTTAAAAATCGGTTCACATGTTTCCATGAGCGGAAAGAAAATGCTGCTGGCCGCCAGCGAGGAAGCGGCCTCCTACGGAGCGAACACGTTTATGATTTACACCGGGGCGCCGCAAAACACAAAGCGCAAGTCGATTGAAGAGCTCAACATCGAAGCCGGGCGCCAGCATATGCAAGCGCACGGCATCGAAGAGATTGTCGTCCACGCCCCGTATATCATCAATATCGGCAATACGACCAATCTCGATACGTTTTCGCTGGGCGTCGACTTTTTGCGCGCGGAAATCGAGCGGACGGAAGCCATTGGAGCCAAACAGCTTGTGCTCCATCCAGGCGCTCACGTCGGCGCAGGGGTGGAAGCCGGACTTCGCCAAATTATTCGTGGACTGAATGAAGTGTTGACGCGCGAACAGAACGTGCAAATCGCCCTAGAAACGATGGCCGGCAAAGGGTCGGAATGCGGGCGGACGTTTGAGGAGCTCGCGTACATTATCGACGGCGTCACCTATAATGATAAGCTGTCCGTTTGCTTTGATACATGCCATACGCATGACGCCGGCTATGACATCGTCAACGATTTTGACGGCGTCCTTGAGGAGTTTGACCGGATCATCGGTCTCGGGCGGCTGAAAGTACTGCACATCAACGACAGCAAAAACCCGCGCGGCAGCCGGAAAGACCGCCATGAAAACATCGGTTTCGGCCATATCGGGTTTGCTGCGCTCAACTATATCGTCCATCACCCGCAGCTTGAGGATATTCCGAAAATTTTAGAAACCCCATACGTGGGCGAGGACAAACACAACAAAAAACCACCGTACAAGCACGAAATCGCCATGCTGCGGGCGCAGTCGTTCGATGACCAGTTGCTTGAAAAAATCAACGCTGGGGCGGAATGA
- a CDS encoding DEAD/DEAH box helicase → MTETQFTRFSFQPFIIEAIKTLRFYKPTEIQERIIPGALRGESMVGQSQTGTGKTHAYLLPIIEKIKPERAEVQAVITAPTRELATQIYHETLKITKFCPKDRMIVARCLIGGTDKQKALEKLNVQPHIVIGTPGRINDFIREQALDVHTAHILVVDEADLMLDMGFITDVDQIAARMPKDLQMLVFSATIPEKLKPFLKKYMENPTFVHVDPKRTANENIEHVLIPLRGREKTKLLRDVLLSYNPYLAIVFVNTRKMADEVADRLAEQGLKVGVLHGDLTPRERRKMMNLIRDLEFQYVVATDLAARGIDIEGVSHVINYELPDDLQFYIHRAGRTARAGYSGIAATIYEPSDQDAIARLEKMGISFVHRDFVRGEWKELPPWNRRSKRAGEKDDELALLFAKLKKTKQVKPGYKKKLRAELEKKKKRLGRFKKS, encoded by the coding sequence ATGACAGAAACGCAGTTCACTCGTTTTTCATTTCAGCCGTTTATCATCGAAGCGATCAAGACGCTTCGTTTTTATAAACCGACGGAAATTCAAGAGCGCATCATTCCGGGGGCGCTGCGCGGCGAAAGCATGGTCGGCCAATCGCAAACCGGAACGGGAAAAACACATGCGTACTTATTGCCGATCATTGAAAAAATCAAGCCGGAACGCGCCGAAGTGCAAGCCGTCATCACGGCGCCGACGCGCGAGTTAGCGACGCAAATTTATCACGAAACGCTGAAAATTACGAAGTTTTGCCCGAAAGATCGGATGATCGTCGCCCGTTGCTTGATCGGCGGGACGGATAAGCAAAAAGCGCTCGAAAAGCTCAACGTGCAGCCGCATATTGTCATCGGCACGCCGGGGCGCATCAACGATTTCATTCGCGAGCAGGCGCTTGATGTGCATACGGCCCACATCCTTGTCGTCGATGAAGCTGACTTGATGCTCGATATGGGCTTTATCACTGATGTCGACCAAATCGCCGCCCGGATGCCGAAAGACTTGCAAATGCTCGTCTTTTCAGCGACGATTCCGGAAAAGCTGAAGCCGTTTTTGAAAAAATATATGGAAAACCCGACCTTTGTCCACGTCGACCCGAAGCGGACGGCGAACGAAAACATCGAACATGTGCTCATCCCGCTGCGTGGACGCGAGAAAACAAAACTGCTCCGTGATGTGCTCCTCAGCTACAACCCGTATTTGGCCATCGTATTTGTCAACACAAGGAAAATGGCTGACGAGGTCGCCGACCGTCTCGCTGAGCAAGGGTTGAAAGTCGGCGTGCTGCACGGCGATTTGACGCCGCGCGAGCGGAGAAAGATGATGAATCTTATCCGCGATTTGGAGTTTCAATATGTCGTCGCGACCGATTTGGCGGCGCGCGGCATCGATATTGAAGGCGTCAGTCATGTCATCAACTACGAGTTGCCTGATGATCTGCAGTTTTATATTCACCGGGCCGGACGGACGGCGCGCGCTGGCTATAGCGGCATTGCGGCGACGATTTACGAGCCGTCTGACCAAGATGCGATTGCTCGGTTGGAAAAAATGGGAATTTCGTTTGTCCACCGTGATTTCGTGCGCGGCGAATGGAAGGAGCTGCCGCCGTGGAACCGGCGGAGCAAGCGGGCGGGCGAAAAGGATGACGAACTGGCGCTGCTTTTCGCCAAACTGAAAAAAACGAAGCAGGTGAAGCCGGGCTACAAAAAAAAGTTGCGCGCGGAGCTGGAGAAGAAGAAAAAGCGGCTTGGCCGCTTCAAAAAATCATAA
- the vrrA gene encoding VrrA/YqfQ family protein — MRYSRPPMMPSPFAGRPPSPFARMPAPPFGPSGPGGFLARLFSRGQPPAAASSPWGLPLLSNAANTAASNTGGGLVGMLNNVQKMLGIAQNVMPMVQQYGPLIRNLPAMIRIFRELKPADEGEGETTSESAPANETKQKPAAKAPKKRSVPQAKREEPQEKEAPAAPKPSKPKLYI, encoded by the coding sequence ATGAGATACAGTCGGCCCCCGATGATGCCTTCTCCGTTTGCCGGAAGGCCGCCATCCCCGTTCGCCCGCATGCCGGCGCCGCCTTTTGGCCCCAGCGGCCCCGGCGGCTTCTTGGCCCGCTTGTTTTCGCGCGGGCAGCCGCCGGCTGCTGCATCGTCTCCGTGGGGGCTGCCGTTGCTGTCCAACGCCGCTAACACCGCCGCATCCAACACGGGCGGCGGCTTGGTTGGCATGTTAAACAACGTGCAAAAAATGCTTGGCATCGCACAAAACGTCATGCCGATGGTGCAACAGTATGGACCGCTCATCCGCAATCTTCCGGCGATGATCCGCATTTTCCGCGAGTTGAAACCGGCCGATGAAGGGGAAGGCGAAACAACGTCGGAAAGCGCACCGGCCAACGAAACGAAACAAAAGCCGGCCGCCAAGGCGCCAAAAAAACGCTCCGTTCCGCAGGCAAAGCGCGAAGAGCCGCAAGAAAAAGAAGCACCGGCCGCCCCGAAGCCTTCCAAGCCGAAACTGTATATCTAG